DNA sequence from the Pseudomonas fluorescens Q2-87 genome:
TCGCCATTGGCGATCTGGGTCGGGGTGTAGAACAGGTTGATGTTCTGCTGCAGGGCGCTCAAGGCCAAGCCGACCGCGGCACCGACACCCACCAGGATCGCCAGGATGATGACAAGACGTTTTTTGCGCAGCGGATTCACTGACCGTTCTCCCGGCGCAGACGACGCGCCTCTTGTTGCAGATACCGCTTGCGGGCCAGGATCGGCACCGCCACGTTGAGGGCCACGACCGCCAGGCAGATGCCGTAGGCTGACCAGACATACAGGCCATGATGGCCCATGGCGAGGAAATCGCCGAATGAAGCGAAACTCATCGAGCGGCCTCCAGGCTGTTCTGTACTTCGGCCTTCACCCAACTGGCGCGGGATTCACGCTTGAGCACTTCCAGGCGCATGCGCAGCAGCAGCACCGCGCCGAAGAAACAATAGAAACCCAGCACCGTGAGCAACAGCGGCAGCCACATTTCGACGGGCATCGCCGGTTTTTCCGTGAGGGTGAAGGTCGCGCCCTGGTGCAGGGTGTTCCACCACTCCACCGAATACTTGATGATCGGGATGTTGATCACCCCGACAATCGCCAGCACCGCACACGCCTTGGCGGCGCTGTCACGATTGCTGATGGCGTTGCCCAACGCAATAAGACCGAAGTACAGGAACAGCAGGATAAGCATCGACGTCAGTCGGGCATCCCAGACCCACCATGAACCCCAGGTCGGCTTGCCCCAGATCGCGCCAGTGACCAGCGCCACCGCCGTCATCCAGGCGCCAATGGGCGCGGCGCATTGCAGGGCGACGTCGGCCAGTTTCATTTTCCACACCAGCCCGACCACGCCGCACACCGCCAGCATCACGTAGATAGACTGGGCCAGCATCGCGGTGGGAACGTGGATATAAATGATGCGAAAGCTGTTGCCTTGCTGGTAATCCGGCGGCGCGAACGCCAGGCCCCAGACCACGCCGGAGCCAATCAGCAGCAGAGCAGCGACGCTCAACCAAGGCAACAACTTGCCGCTGATGCCGTAGAACCACTTGGGTGAGCCGAGCTTATGAAACCAGGTCCAGTTCATTGCTGTTTCCAATCACGGTTGCGGCTCGCCATCACGAACCGCCGGGGTGGCCTTTACTTCAAGGGAAGCGGTCAATTTTTGACCAGACCTCGTTATTATTCGCCGACGCTGATCTTCAGGCCAGCGGCTATTGCAAAGGGTGTCAGGGTTATCGCCAGGGCGGTCAGGCTCCCGAGCCACAGCAGATAACCGGTCGCCGGCATGCCCTGCAACGCCGCCTGCAAGGCACCGCTGCCCAGGATCAATACCGGGATATACAGCGGCAGGATCAGCAAGGCCAGCAACAGACCGCCACGCTTCAATCCCACCGTCAATGCCGCGCCCACCGCACCGAGCAAGCTCAGTACCGGTGTGCCCAGCAGCAGCGACACCAGCAGCACTGGCATGCAGGCGGCAGGCAAGCCCAGCATCATCGCCAGCAACGGCGAAAGCAGTACCAGCGCCAGGCCGGAAAAAACCCAGTGTGCCAGTACCTTGGCTAAAACCAGAAGGGCCAGGGGGTGCGACGAAAGGACCCACTGCTCCAGGGAACCGTCTTCGAAATCACTGCGGAAAAGCCCGTCCAGCGAGAGCAGGACCGACAAAAGCGCTGCCACCCAGACCAGTCCTGGAGACAAGGTTTGCAACAATTGAGTCTCCGGGCCGACCGCCAATGGGAACAGTGCGATGACGATCGCAAAGAACACCAAGGGGTTGGCCAGTTCCGCCGGACGACGGAACAGCAGGCGCGCCTCGCGGGCCAGTAACAAGCCAAACACACTCATAAGGCCCAGGTTCCCAGATCGATGCTGCGATAGCCGGATGGTATCCGCGACAAGGTGTGGTGAGTGGTCAAGAGCACCATGCCGCCCTTTTCGCAGTGCCGCGCCAAGTGCTCCTCCAACTGCGCCACGCCCTGTTTATCCAGCGCGGTGAAAGGCTCGTCGAGGATCCACAGTGGCGGGCTGTCCAGGTACAGACGGGCCAGGGCCACGCGACGCTGCTGACCGGCGGAAAGGGTGTGGCACGGCACGTCTTCGAAACCGCGCAACCCCACCGTCGCCAACGCCTGCCAGATGGCGTCGCGACTGGCCGGTTGATGCAGGGCGCAGAGCCAGCTGAGGTTTTCCTCGGGCGTCAGCAGGTCCTTGATCCCAGCGGCGTGGCCGATCCAGAGCAGGTTGCGCGCCAATTCGCTGCGCTGGTCCTGCAAGGGCTGGCCATTGAGCAATACCTGGCCGGCGGTCGGTTGCATCAACCCGGCCAACAGGCGCAACAGGCTGGTCTTGCCGCTGCCGTTGGGGCCACTGACTTGCACCATATCGCCTTGGGAGAGTCTCAATTCGAGATTTTCGAAAAGCAGCCGCAAGTCTCGCTCACAGGCGAGGCCGACGGTTTGCAAAAGAGGACTGGTCAAGGGATCGAGGGCCTTATACGGTTCAAGTCGGCGGTGCAGCAGCCGTTAAAGAGATGCAGCATAGATGCATTGACGGCCTGTTCCACAGAGCTGCGTCAAACAATTGCATGGTTTTCGCCACTGCCTGAAAGACGGGCGGCATTATACATGTCATGCCCTACTCTATTGAGGGCTATTTTCCCAGGGTAAGACTGCAGATGACAGGCGACATGAACATCCTGCCGCTGCCTCAGGCCACGGCAACGACGCGTATGCCGGCGGTCAGTGGCGAGCTGCTCAAGCTGCTGACGCCGGCCGAAGGCCTGATCGGCTCCGGCCAGACCGCCCAGGCCGAAGTGCTGTCGCTCAAGCAGGCCGACCAGACTTTCCAGCTGCTGCTCAAGGTCACCCTGGAGAGCGGCCGCCAGACCACGGTGCAAGCCACCAGCACCCAACCGCTGCCGCAGGGCACCAGCCTGGCCGTGACCCAACCGTCCGCCAGCAACCTGGCGATCGCGGTGCAGCAGGCCGTCGCTTCCAGTGTCGCCACCCTGACCCGCATCGACACAGCGCAATTGCCGGTCGGCACCTTGTTGCAAGGCAAGGTGCTCACCAGCCAGCCATTGCCTCAATTACCCGGGCAACCGGCGGTGTATCGGTCATTGGTGAGCCTGCTCAATACCGCCCAGGCCGGCGCGACCCTGGACATCGACAGCCCCCAGCCATTGCGCATCGGCACGCTGTTGAGCGCCCAGGTGCAGGATGCCCAGACGCTCAAGTTCGTGCCCTTGAGCAACCGCCAGGAACAATTGGCAGTGAGCCAGCAACTGGTCAACCAAGTGAGCCGCCAGGGCTCGCTGGACAGCCTGATCACCGTATTGCAGAACCTGCCTACCACCGACGACACCGGCACCGAACTGCGCGCTGCGGTCACACGACTGCTGGCCGGCCTGCCGGATATCCAGCAATTGAGCACGCCCAAGGGACTGGCCCAAGCCATGATCGCCAGCGGCGCGTTTCTGGAAAGCAAATTACTGGCTGGACAGCCGCCAAGCCTGGCACCGGACATGAAAGGCGACCTGCTGAAATTGATCGCGCAGTTGACCCCGGCCCCGCCTGCTTCCACCAACCTCACTGCAATCATCGCCGCCAATACAATGGCCCAGGTGTTGCCCAGTTTCGTGCGCAGCGCCTTGGGAATGCTCGGCCAGGTCAGCGCCAAGCCGCAACCCACCAGCTTCCCCCTGCCCTCGCGTCAATTGAAGGAGCAGGACGAGGAAGGCGATTTGCAGCATCTGCTGCGCCTGGCCGCCGCCGCCGTATCGCGCTTGCAAAGTCATCAACTGTCGAGCCTGGAGCAGACCGGCCTGACTGACGACGGTCGGCTGATGAGCACTTGGCAATTGGAAATCCCGATGCGCAACCTGCAGGACATCGTGCCTTTGCAGGTCAAGTTCCAGCGCGAGGAAACGCCGCCCAGAGAGCAGCAGCCAAACGAGCGCCGGGAAGAACGCGAAACGAAACAGCAACTCTGGCGCGTCGAGCTGGCGTTCGACATGGAACCGCTTGGGCCGTTGCAGGTTCAGGTCCAGCTACTGAGCGGCAGCCTGTCGAGCCAGTTATGGGCACAACGGCCATATACCGCGAGCCTGATCGAAAGCAACCTGACCGCACTGCGCGAGCGCCTCGTGACGTGCGGCCTGAACGTTGGCGACCTGGATTGCCACCTCGGCACTCCGCCGCAAGGCCCCAAGACTCGCCTGGAACAACGCTGGGTGGATGAAACCGCATGACGACCCATACCGAACCCCGCCAGGCCATCGCCCTCAAGTACGACGGCCACCATGCCCCGACGCTCACCGCCAAGGGCGACGAAGCCCTGGCCGAGGAAATCCTGCGGATCGCCCGGGACAGCGAAGTACCGATTTATGAAAATGCCGAGTTGGTGAAATTGCTGGCTCGCATGGAACTGGGCGATAGCATCCCGGAAGAGCTGTACCGCACAATCGCCGAGATCATCGCGTTTGCCTGGAACCTGAAGGGCAAATTCCCCCAGGGTCATGACCCAAATGCGCCGAGCGTTGAGAAAGACGTGACCGAGCGTGGGGATGATTACTGACTACGGCAACGCCGCTCCTGTGGCTAGGGAGCTTGCTCCCGTTCGGTTGCGCAGCAGCCGCAGAAAGAGGGGCCGCTTGGCGACCCAGCGGGAACGAGCCCCCCCTCTTCACGCACTTAGCCGCCCTTGTGCAACTTGCTCATCAATTCCGCTTCGGCCTGGGTCAAGCCACAGGCCTGGGTCAGTTCGTCGACACTGGCGCCCATGCCCACCAGGCGGGCTGCCTGGGCGAAGGACAGGCTGGAGGGGTCGCGCTGTTCCAGTTGGGCGAGTTTGTCGGGCAACGGCGCGACCACGGCACGCAGCTCATGGAGTGCTTCGCCCATGCGCACGGTGCCGTTCTGGTAATCGTCGACGCGCTTGGCCAGGTCCTTGATGCGCTGATCGCGCAGCGCATCGCCCTGGGCCTGCTGAGCGGCTATTTGACGCTGGCCGCGTATGTACGCCAAAAACATCGCCAGCGTGCCTGCCCAGAAAAGGAACAGGACAATGACTGCAACCTCAAGAATCAAATCAGATACTCTCCAGTTCCGACCACTCTTCTTCGCTCATCATTTTTTCAAGCTCGACCAGGATCAGCAACTCGTTGTTCTTGTTGCAAACGCCCTGGATGAACTTGGCCGATTCCTCGTTACCGACGTTAGGCGCGGTTTCGATTTCCGACTGACGCAAGTAAACCACTTCGGCGACGCTGTCGACGAGGATACCGACCACTTGCTTGTCCGCCTCGATGATCACGATACGGGTGTTGTCGTTGACCTCGGTAGAGCTCAGGCCGAAACGCTGGCGAGTATCGATCACCGTTACCACGTTGCCACGCAGGTTGATGATGCCCAGCACATAGCTTGGTGCACCTGGAACCGGGGCGATCTCGGTATAGCGCAGCACTTCCTGTACGCGCATCACATTGATGCCGTAGGTTTCGTTATCGAGCTTGAAGGTTACCCATTGCAAAATCGGATCTTCGGAACCCTTGAGAGACGACGCCTTATCATTCATACCCTGACCCCTCGAAAAACCGCCTGTGGCGGCGTGTGTTCTGTCCGGCGACTGTGCGCCACCGGTTGTCTTATTTCGGTTTCTGGACCGGCTTGGTGCCGCCCAGGTGTTTTGCCCCGCCGCTGGCGATCAACTCGGCCAACTCGGAAACGTCCAGCAAGGCGCACATGTGTTCGATCACCGTACCGGCCAACCATGGCCGCTGCCCTCGATGGCTGCGCCACTTGATCTCGTTCGGGTCCAGGCGCAGCGAGCGGCTGACCTGATGCACCGCTAGCCCCCACTCGTAACCCTGTACCGAAATCACGTATTGCAGGCCCTGGCGAAAATCATCGCGATAACGGTCCGGCATCACCCATCGCGCGGTATCCAGCACCTTCAGGTTGCCGGCCTGGCTCGGCAGGATTCCGAGGAACCATTCCGGCTGGCCGAACAACGGCGTCAGTTCTTGCCCGGCCAGGGAATAAATCGATCCCAGGCATACCAGCGGCACCGCCAGGGTCAACCCGGCCACATCGAACAACAGGCACTCGAACGGCTCGGCGGCCCAGGCCGGACGGTCATCGCCCGGCACCGGCGGCGGCGGAGTGCTCGGCGGCAGGTGGATTTCCACCACCGGCGTCACCAGCCCCTGCAGTAACGGTGCAACGGTCGAGACCGGCGCCAGGATCGGCGCTGGCGCGTCCATTACCGCCACTGGCGGCTTGACGAACGCTGCCTCGACCGCCGCGGTCAACACAGTCACCTGCGCGTCACGGGCCTGCTCTTCGAGCACGGCGGCTTGAAATTCATCCAACTCACCCGGGGCCTGAACGGTTTCGGGCAATGCCTCGATCACGCTCGGCTCAGGTGGCAATTCTTCGGTCGCTTCCTGCAACAGCCCGTCCAGATAGGACTGCAGGGCCATTTGCGGACGCGAGGTCGTCTTTATCGGCCGGTTCATGGGAACAGTGCGCCACTTGAAAAGGTTATCGGCATGAATGCGCCAGGACTTGAGCGCTCGCAAGCGAACGCGATGCCTGTGGAGAGCCTGGTCACCTTAAGCCACCTGCTGGGGAACGAGTTGTTGGGCCAGCAGGTGCTTGAGCAGCGCGCGGTAGGCCAGCACACCACGGCTCTTGCCATCAAATTGTGAAGGGGTCACGCCGGCACGACTGGCATCGCGCAGGCGGGTATCGACCGGTATGTAGCCCTGCCAGATGTCGTCCGGGTACATGTCCCGCAATACGCGCAGGGTCCCCAGGGACGCCTGGGTGCGGCGGTCGAACAGGGTCGGCACGATATTGAAGGCCAGGGTTTGCTTGCGCGAACGGTTGACCATCGCCAGGGTATTGACCATGCGCTCCAGGCCTTTCACCGCCAAGTGTTCGGTCTGCACCGGAATCACCAATTGCTGGCTGGCTGCCAGGGCGTTGACCATGAGCAGCCCCAGCAGCGGCGGGCTGTCGATAATCGCGTAATCGAAATCCTGCCACAGTTGTGCCAGAGTCTTGGCGATCACCAGGCCGAGGCCGCTCTGTCCTGGCGACTGACGCTCCAGGGTGGCCAGGGCGGTGCTCGACGGCAGCAGGGAAATCCGCTCGTCGCTGGTGGACAGCAGCAATTGCCCCGGCAAGCCTTCGGGCACGGTGCCCTTATGCAGGAACAGGTCGTAATTGCTGTGTTCCAGGGTATCGGGATCGTAGCCAAAGTAACTGGTCATGGAGCCGTGGGGGTCCAGATCGACGATGACCACGCGCTTGCCCGCCTCGGCCAGCAATCCGGCTAAAGCGATGGAAGATGTGGTTTTGCCCACACCACCTTTTTGATTGGCGACTGCCCAGACTCTCATTCGGATCGTTCCTCCCGGCCGAAACAGGCTCGACCGAGAAATAGCTCGGTTATAAAGCGGGTGACGGAGAATTGACGGCACTCTGTCTTCCCGGCGACTTGACCGGGGCCGGTGCAGTTTGTGTGCCAGCACGCTTCAATGCCGCATCGGGTTTTGCATTGGCCGTACCGGTACCCGTCAGGCTGCGGCGGACGTCGAGGTTGCGCGACACCACCAGCACCACTCGCCGGTTGCGCGCGCGCCCCTCGACAGTAGCGTTGTTGGCCACCGGCTGGAACTCGCCATAGCCTACCGAGGCCAGGCGACCGGGGTTCACGCCCTGCATGGCGAGCATGCGGACGATGCTCGCCGAACGGGCCGAAGACAGCTCCCAGTTGGTCGGATACTGCGCGGTACGGATCGGCTGGTCGTCGGTAAAGCCTTCGACATGGATCGGGTTGTCGAATGGCTTCAGGATCGCCGCCACTTTGTCGACGATGTTGAAGGCCAGGTCGCTGGGCATGGCATCACCACTGCCGAACAACAGGCTGGAATTGAGTTCGATCTCGACCCACAGTTCGTTGCCGCGTACCGTCATCTGGTTGGAGCTGATCAGGTCACCGAACGCGGCGCTGATGTCATCGGCAATGCTTTTCAACGGATCGCTGCCGCCGGCGATACCGGTATCGACCTGATCGGTGTCCTTGACCAGCGGCTTGGCCGGGGTCGTGCTCTTGGGCCGCTCATCGCCGATGGGAATGGGCTTGAGGGCACGATCGGAGTCGGTGAAGACGCCGATCAGCGCCTCGGAAATAACCTTGTACTTGCCTTCGTTGACCGACGAGATCGAATACATGACCACGAAAAAGGCAAACAGCAGTGTGATGAAGTCGGCGTAGGAAACCAGCCAACGTTCATGATTGACGTGTTCTTCAGTGTGCCTGCGACGTGCCATGTGTCATCTCCCCCATCAGTCCATGAAGCCCTGGAGCTTCAACTCAATGGAACGCGGGTTCTCGCCTTCGGCGATCGACAGGATCCCCTCCAGCAGCATTTCGCGATAGCGCGACTGGCGCAACGCGATGGACTTGAGCTTGGCGGCAATCGGCAGCAGCACCAGGTTGGCACTCGCCACACCATAGATCGTGGCCACGAACGCAACCGCGATGCCGCTGCCCAGTTGCGACGGATCGGCCAGGTTGCCCATGACATGGATCAAGCCCATCACCGCACCGATGATGCCGATGGTCGGCGCGTAGCCGCCCATGCTTTCGAATACCTTGGCCGCTTCGATGTCACGGCTCTCCTGGGTGTAGAAATCCACCTCCAGGATGCTGCGGATGGCTTCCGGCTCGGCGCCGTCCACCAGCAATTGCAGGCCTTTGCGCGAGTAATTGTCGGGTTCGGCATCGGCCACCCCTTCCAGGCCCAGCAAGCCTTCCTTGCGAGCGGTCAGGCTCCAGTTCACGACCCGATCGATACCGCCGGCCAGGTCGACCCGCGGCGGGAACAGGATCCAGATCAGCACCTGCATGGCGCGCTTGAACGCGCTCATCGGCGACTGCAGCAATGCAGCGCCGACGGTGCCACCGAGCACGATCAAGGCGGCCGGGCCGTTAGCCAACGCCCCCAGGTGACCGCCTTCCAGGTAGTTGCCGCCAATGATGGCGACGAACGCCATGATGATGCCAATCAGGCTGAGCACATCCATTACAGGCACGCCTCGACCAGGTGCCTGCCGATATCGTCCAACCCGTACACCGCGTCGGCAAGATCCGCTTTCACGATCGCCATCGGCATGCCGTAGATCACGCAGCTGGCTTCATCCTGGGCCCAGATCGCGCTGCCGCCCTGCTTGAGCAGGCGCGCGCCTTCGCGACCGTCGGCGCCCATGCCGGTGAGCACCACCGCCAGAACCTTGTCGCCGTAGGACTTGGCGGCGGAACCGAAAGTGATGTCCACACAAGGCTTGTAGTTCAGGCGCTCGTCACCCGGCAGGATTTTCACCGCGCCGCGGCCGTCGACCATCATCTGCTTGCCACCAGGGGCCAACAACGCCAGGCCCGGTCGCAGGATGTCGCCATCCTCGGCTTCCTTGACGCTGATGTTGCACAGCTTGTCCAGCCGCTCCGCGAACGCCTTGGTAAACGCCGCCGGCATGTGCTGGATCAGCACGATGGGGGCCGGGAAATTGGCCGGCAATTGGGTCAGGACCCGTTGCAGCGCCACCGGGCCACCCGTGGACGTACCGATGGCGACCAGCTTGTAGGCCTTGCGCTTGGGTGCCGGTGACGACGTGCTGGCGGGTGCCGGCGCCGGGCGAGCAGGCGCGGGGGCCGGAGCGCTGCGCACCGGTGCCGGATTGAAGCTGCTCGAGGAAACCGGGGTCGATACAGGGCTTGGCGCTGCAACAGGTGCAGGCGTCGGTGCGCTGTAGGCGGAGACACGCCGGTTGCTGCGGGAAATGCTATGGACCTTTTCGCACAACAATTGCCGGACCTTGTCCGGATTGCGGGAAATGTCCTCAAAATTCTTCGGCAGGAAATCCACCGCCCCGGCGTCCAGCGCATCGAGGGTCACCCGGGCGCCTTCATGGGTCAGGGAGGAGAACATCAATACGGGGGTCGGGCAGCGCTGCATGATATGTCGCACTGCCGTGATGCCATCCATCATCGGCATCTCGTAGTCCATGGTGATCACGTCTGGCTTGAGGGCCAGCGCCTGATCGATCGCCTCTTTGCCGTTGGTCGCCGTACCGACGACCTGAATCGTTGTGTCAGCCGAAAGAATTTCCGAGACGCGGCGGCGGAAGAACCCCGAATCATCCACCACCAGGACTTTAACTACCATAAACACTCCGTTAGACGAGGCGCGGCTCTGGGCCACGCCTGTCTTGAATCAAATACGCCGTGCGGCGTAGCGCTTGAGCATGCTTGGCACATCGAGAATCAACGCGATGCGGCCGTCGCCGGTGATGGTGGCGCCGGACATGCCCGGGGTGCCTTGGAGCATCTTGCCCAACGGCTTGATGACCACTTCTTCCTGGCCCACCAACTGGTCGACGACAAAGCCGATCCGCTGGGTGCCCACCGAAAGGATCACCACATGGCCTTCGCCCTGTTCCACGTGAGCCGCAGAGCTGACCAGCCAGCGCTTGAGGTAGAACAACGGCAGTGCCTTGTCCCGCACGATCACCACTTCCTGGCCGTCCACCACGTTGGTGCGCGACAGGTCGAGGTGGAAAATCTCGTTGACGTTGACTAGCGGGAAGGCGAACGCCTGGTTGCCCAGCATCACCATCAGGGTTGGCATGATCGCCAGGGTCAGCGGGACCTTGATGACGATCTTCGAGCCCTTGCCCTTGGTCGAGTAGATGTTGATGGTGCCATTGAGCTGGGCGATCTTGGTTTTCACCACGTCCATGCCCACGCCACGTCCGGAGACGTCGGAAATTTCGGTCTTGGTCGAGAAGCCTGGTGCGAAGATCAGGTTAAAGCAATCCGACTCGCTGAGCCGGTCCGCCGCGTCCTTGTCCATCAGGCCTTTCTTCACGGCGATACCGCGCAGGACATCAGCGTCCATGCCCTTGCCGTCATCGGAGATGGACAACAGGATGTGGTCGCCTTCCTGTTCAGCCGACAGGATGACCTTGCCGCTGCGGGGCTTGCCCATCGCTTCGCGGTCAGCCGGCTCTTCGATACCGTGGTCGACCGAGTTGCGCACCAAGTGGACCAATGGGTCGGCCAGGGCCTCGACAAGGTTCTTGTCCAGGTCGGTCTCTTCGCCCACCAGTTCCAGATTGATTTCTTTCTTGAGCTGGCGAGCCAGGTCACGAACCAGGCGCGGGAAGCGCCCGAAGACTTTCTTGATCGGCTGCATCCGCGTCTTCATGACGGCGGTCTGCAGGTCGGCCGTGACCACGTCGAGGTTCGACACGGCCTTGGACATGGCTTCGTCCTGGCTGTTGAGGCCCAGGCGAACCAGGCGGTTACGCACCAGCACCAGTTCGCCGACCATGTTCATGATCTCGTCCAGGCGCGCAGTGTCGACCCGCACAGTGGTCTCGGCTTCGCTGGCGGGTTTTTCCGCCGGCGCAGCCGCAGGGGCACGGGCCGGCGCCGGGGCAGCTGCAGCGGCAGGCTTGGGGGCCTCGGCTTTCGGCTCCGGTGCCTTGGCGGCGGGTTTAGGCGCTGCCTTGGCCGCGGGTGCGACGGTGGCGGCGGGCGCAACAGAAGCCGTACCGACTTCGCTGAACTTGCCTTTGCCGTGCAGCTCGTCGAGCAGCGACTCGAATTCGTGGTCGCTGATCAGGTCGCTGCCGGCCGCAGCAGCGGCAGGCTTGGCCGGAGTCGGCGCGGAAGCGATGGCCGAATCCAGCGCGTCAACGGCAAAGGTGCCCTTGCCGTGCAACTGATCGAGCAGCGCTTCGAATTCATCATCGGTGATGTCGGAGTTGTCGCCGGCCGCTTTCGGCGCGGCTGGGGTCGCCGGGGCTGCCGCAGGAACGACGGCATCGACCGCGAACTGGCCCTTGCCATGCAACTGATCGAGCAGTGACTCGAACTCAGCGTCGGTGATTTCATCGCTGCCAGCAGCAGAGGCCGCCGGCGCAGCAGGGGCGACAGGAGCGGCTGGTGCCTCGGCCTCGGCCTTGACGGCGTTCAGCGAGTCCAGCAGTTGTTCGAATTCATTATCGGTGATGTCACCCGATGCTTCGGCGACCGGTTCTTCA
Encoded proteins:
- a CDS encoding protein-glutamate methylesterase/protein-glutamine glutaminase; protein product: MVVKVLVVDDSGFFRRRVSEILSADTTIQVVGTATNGKEAIDQALALKPDVITMDYEMPMMDGITAVRHIMQRCPTPVLMFSSLTHEGARVTLDALDAGAVDFLPKNFEDISRNPDKVRQLLCEKVHSISRSNRRVSAYSAPTPAPVAAPSPVSTPVSSSSFNPAPVRSAPAPAPARPAPAPASTSSPAPKRKAYKLVAIGTSTGGPVALQRVLTQLPANFPAPIVLIQHMPAAFTKAFAERLDKLCNISVKEAEDGDILRPGLALLAPGGKQMMVDGRGAVKILPGDERLNYKPCVDITFGSAAKSYGDKVLAVVLTGMGADGREGARLLKQGGSAIWAQDEASCVIYGMPMAIVKADLADAVYGLDDIGRHLVEACL
- a CDS encoding chemotaxis protein CheA, translating into MSFGADEEILQDFLVEAGEILEQLSEQLVELESRPDDADLLNAIFRGFHTVKGGAGFLQLNELVECCHIAENVFDILRKGERRVDSELMDVVLEALDAVNSMFSEVRERSPITPATPELLAALSRLAEPQSADAAPVVETIVEEPVAEASGDITDNEFEQLLDSLNAVKAEAEAPAAPVAPAAPAASAAGSDEITDAEFESLLDQLHGKGQFAVDAVVPAAAPATPAAPKAAGDNSDITDDEFEALLDQLHGKGTFAVDALDSAIASAPTPAKPAAAAAGSDLISDHEFESLLDELHGKGKFSEVGTASVAPAATVAPAAKAAPKPAAKAPEPKAEAPKPAAAAAPAPARAPAAAPAEKPASEAETTVRVDTARLDEIMNMVGELVLVRNRLVRLGLNSQDEAMSKAVSNLDVVTADLQTAVMKTRMQPIKKVFGRFPRLVRDLARQLKKEINLELVGEETDLDKNLVEALADPLVHLVRNSVDHGIEEPADREAMGKPRSGKVILSAEQEGDHILLSISDDGKGMDADVLRGIAVKKGLMDKDAADRLSESDCFNLIFAPGFSTKTEISDVSGRGVGMDVVKTKIAQLNGTINIYSTKGKGSKIVIKVPLTLAIMPTLMVMLGNQAFAFPLVNVNEIFHLDLSRTNVVDGQEVVIVRDKALPLFYLKRWLVSSAAHVEQGEGHVVILSVGTQRIGFVVDQLVGQEEVVIKPLGKMLQGTPGMSGATITGDGRIALILDVPSMLKRYAARRI